One stretch of Pararhizobium qamdonense DNA includes these proteins:
- a CDS encoding methyl-accepting chemotaxis protein: MSRLFPRFGGDTAAILAAMHKSQAIIEFDLSGNILNANANFCAALGYELPEIKGKHHRIFVEPAEANSVEYREFWARLGRGEFDRQQYKRFTKSGREIWIEASYNPVLRGGKPYKVVKFATDITVVRQKAMEDAGKLNAVSRSQAVIEFTPTGEILTANENFCGALGYQLQEIQGRHHRMFCDPAYVQTEEYRRFWERLGRGEFTANEFLRFGKGGKEIWIQAAYNPIIDDKGKVCKVVKFATDVTERMGAVGTLAKALKGLSDGDLTQNLDKPFVPTMEKVRHDFNDAVEKLRLAMHSVGTNAEAIAAGSTEIRSAADDLSKRTEQQAASVEETAAALEQITTTVADSSRRAEEAGHLVAATRDNAERSGAVVRNAITAMGQIENSSREISNIIGVIDDIAFQTNLLALNAGVEAARAGDAGKGFAVVAQEVRELAQRSAKAAKEIKALINTSGEQVKSGVSLVGQTGKALEEIVKQVQEINSNVVAIVEGAREQATGLKEINHAVNAMDQGTQQNAAMVEQSTAASHGLAREAEALFQLLSQFRVGQQASGARPVDAGHHHRPVASPARRMAGQVIRAFSGSAAAAQDNWEEF, translated from the coding sequence ATGAGCAGGCTTTTTCCGCGTTTTGGCGGTGACACCGCAGCTATTCTGGCTGCGATGCACAAGTCGCAGGCGATCATCGAATTCGACCTCAGCGGCAATATCCTCAACGCCAATGCCAATTTCTGCGCGGCGCTGGGCTATGAGCTGCCGGAGATCAAGGGCAAGCATCACCGGATTTTCGTTGAACCGGCGGAGGCCAACAGCGTCGAATACCGGGAGTTCTGGGCCCGGCTCGGCCGCGGCGAATTCGACCGGCAACAGTATAAGCGCTTCACCAAGAGCGGGCGGGAAATCTGGATCGAGGCCTCCTACAATCCGGTGTTGCGCGGCGGCAAGCCCTACAAGGTGGTGAAGTTTGCAACCGATATCACGGTGGTCCGGCAGAAAGCCATGGAGGACGCCGGAAAGCTGAATGCAGTCTCGCGTTCGCAGGCGGTGATCGAATTCACCCCCACAGGTGAGATTCTCACCGCCAACGAGAATTTCTGCGGGGCGCTGGGGTACCAGCTGCAGGAAATTCAGGGGCGGCATCACCGGATGTTCTGCGATCCGGCTTATGTGCAGACGGAGGAATACCGGCGGTTCTGGGAGCGGCTCGGACGTGGTGAGTTCACCGCCAATGAATTCCTGCGCTTCGGCAAGGGCGGCAAGGAGATCTGGATCCAGGCGGCCTATAATCCGATCATCGATGACAAGGGAAAGGTCTGCAAGGTCGTCAAGTTTGCAACGGATGTGACGGAGCGCATGGGCGCTGTCGGCACACTGGCAAAGGCCCTGAAGGGTCTGTCGGATGGCGATCTCACCCAGAATCTCGACAAGCCCTTTGTGCCGACCATGGAAAAGGTGCGCCACGATTTCAATGATGCGGTGGAAAAGCTGCGGCTGGCCATGCACTCGGTCGGCACCAATGCCGAGGCGATTGCCGCCGGCTCGACGGAAATCCGGTCTGCTGCCGATGACCTGTCGAAGCGCACCGAACAGCAGGCGGCATCCGTCGAGGAAACCGCTGCAGCGCTGGAACAGATCACCACGACCGTCGCCGATTCCAGCCGTAGGGCAGAGGAGGCCGGCCATCTGGTGGCCGCCACACGCGACAATGCCGAGCGCTCCGGAGCGGTGGTGCGCAATGCCATCACGGCCATGGGGCAGATCGAAAACTCGTCGCGCGAAATTTCCAACATCATCGGCGTCATCGACGATATCGCCTTCCAGACCAATCTCCTGGCGCTGAACGCCGGCGTGGAGGCGGCGCGCGCGGGGGATGCCGGCAAGGGTTTTGCCGTCGTTGCCCAGGAAGTGCGTGAACTGGCGCAGCGTTCCGCTAAGGCGGCCAAGGAGATCAAGGCGCTGATCAATACATCCGGCGAGCAGGTCAAGAGCGGCGTCTCGCTGGTCGGGCAGACCGGCAAGGCGCTGGAAGAGATCGTCAAGCAAGTTCAGGAGATCAACAGCAACGTTGTCGCCATCGTGGAAGGCGCACGAGAGCAGGCGACGGGTCTGAAAGAGATCAACCATGCGGTCAATGCCATGGATCAGGGCACGCAGCAAAATGCAGCCATGGTGGAACAGTCCACTGCGGCGAGCCATGGTCTTGCACGCGAAGCCGAGGCGCTGTTCCAGTTGCTCAGCCAGTTCCGCGTCGGGCAGCAGGCGAGCGGTGCCCGGCCGGTGGATGCGGGACATCATCATAGGCCGGTCGCGTCGCCGGCGCGCAGGATGGCAGGACAGGTGATCCGGGCCTTTTCCGGCAGCGCTGCCGCAGCACAGGATAATTGGGAAGAGTTTTAA
- a CDS encoding class I adenylate-forming enzyme family protein: MRVEEFLQASAHVHGAKTALVAGDKRFTYAQFDAAAASLASSLAAGGIVRGDRVLVFMNNCWEAAVSLFAILKAGATAVPVNPSTKADKLAYMIGNCEAAGILTQGKLLPVLSEARRIEPRPLFVAATKFRGAGPGDGIADFETCLAATGTGVQHHGIDVDLALLIYTSGSTGRPKGVMMTHRNVEAAATSITTYLENTADDIILNVLPLAFDYGLYQLLMAVKLGATIVLEASFAFPQAIFDRIREENVTGFPLVPTMAAMILQMRDLEPDFLPSLRYITNTAAALPPAHIARLRELFPRATVYSMYGLTECKRCTYLPPAELDRRPGSVGIAIPNTEAFVVDDNGERVAPGISGELVIRGPHVMQGYWRNDEATAKMLRPGPNPWEKVLYTGDLFRSDDEGFLYFVGRKDDIIKTRGEKVAPKEVETVLHAHPGIAEAVVIGLPDPVLGQAIVAMVVLSDPALSERDIIKHCAAHLEDFMVPRVIEFRDELPKTDTGKVSRRLAAETLEAAE; encoded by the coding sequence ATGCGCGTCGAGGAATTCCTGCAAGCCAGTGCCCACGTCCACGGCGCAAAGACCGCCCTGGTGGCGGGCGACAAGCGCTTCACCTATGCGCAGTTCGATGCGGCAGCCGCAAGTTTGGCATCGTCGCTGGCCGCCGGCGGCATTGTGCGCGGCGACCGCGTCCTCGTCTTCATGAACAATTGCTGGGAAGCGGCGGTCTCGCTCTTTGCGATCCTGAAAGCCGGGGCGACCGCCGTGCCGGTCAATCCCTCGACCAAGGCCGACAAGCTTGCCTATATGATCGGAAATTGCGAGGCGGCCGGCATTCTGACACAAGGCAAGCTGCTGCCTGTCCTATCGGAAGCACGCAGGATCGAGCCACGGCCACTGTTCGTCGCCGCGACGAAATTCAGAGGTGCAGGTCCCGGTGACGGCATAGCCGATTTCGAAACGTGCCTGGCAGCAACCGGAACCGGCGTGCAACACCATGGTATCGATGTCGATCTGGCGCTGTTGATCTATACGTCAGGCTCGACCGGGCGCCCCAAGGGCGTGATGATGACGCACCGGAACGTCGAGGCGGCTGCAACTTCGATCACCACCTATCTGGAAAACACGGCTGACGACATCATCCTGAACGTGCTGCCGCTGGCCTTCGATTATGGCCTCTACCAGCTGCTGATGGCGGTCAAGCTTGGCGCAACCATCGTGCTCGAAGCCTCCTTCGCCTTTCCGCAGGCGATCTTCGACCGCATCCGCGAAGAAAACGTCACCGGCTTCCCGCTGGTGCCGACCATGGCGGCGATGATCCTGCAAATGCGCGACCTCGAGCCGGATTTCCTGCCGAGCCTGCGCTACATCACCAATACGGCAGCCGCTCTGCCGCCTGCCCATATCGCCCGCCTGCGCGAATTGTTTCCGCGCGCAACGGTCTATTCGATGTATGGCCTGACGGAGTGCAAGCGCTGCACCTACCTGCCGCCGGCCGAACTCGATCGCCGCCCCGGCTCGGTCGGCATCGCCATTCCCAATACCGAAGCCTTCGTGGTCGATGACAACGGCGAGCGTGTGGCGCCCGGCATATCCGGCGAGCTGGTGATCCGTGGCCCGCATGTCATGCAGGGCTACTGGCGCAACGACGAGGCGACCGCAAAGATGCTGCGCCCCGGCCCCAATCCGTGGGAAAAGGTGCTCTATACCGGCGACCTCTTCCGCAGCGATGACGAGGGCTTCCTCTATTTCGTCGGCCGCAAGGACGACATCATCAAGACCCGAGGCGAGAAGGTTGCGCCCAAGGAAGTGGAAACGGTGCTGCATGCCCATCCCGGCATTGCCGAGGCCGTCGTGATCGGCCTGCCCGATCCGGTGCTTGGCCAGGCCATCGTTGCCATGGTCGTTCTTTCCGATCCCGCTCTGAGCGAGCGCGACATCATCAAGCATTGCGCCGCCCATCTGGAAGACTTCATGGTCCCGCGTGTCATCGAGTTTCGTGATGAGCTGCCGAAGACGGATACCGGCAAGGTCAGCCGCAGGCTCGCTGCTGAAACATTGGAGGCTGCCGAATGA
- the asnB gene encoding asparagine synthase (glutamine-hydrolyzing), giving the protein MCGFGGYFGDGVAPHDAQPLLQRMVAAIAHRGPDEQGIFTAPSAGLGHARLSIVGLGDGQQPMTHSSGDLTIAFNGEIFNYVELRETLKAQGHVFRTGSDTEVILHLYERMGLDCLSLFNGDFAFAIWDASRERMVIARDRMGVRPLFYTTVGQTLYFASEVKALLEVPGVRAEMDPLALDQIFTLWAPIAPRTAFRDIFELEPAHLLIAGKSGMSIRPYWQLQYPDIGEPAAYKDERDAAEELRDLLTDATRIRMRADVPVGSYLSGGLDSSIVSALAAPMAPGGLSTFSVTFGSAEHDESMFQEQMATALGTHHYAVACGEGDIASAFPDVIRFTERPILRTAPAPLYQLSGLVREKGLKVVLTGEGADEVFAGYDIFKEARVRRFCARQPGSRIRPHLFRKLYAYLPGLKQQSAEYLAAFFGAGDDPMDDPLFSHRPRLRGTAAAKLFFSADLRQTLSGYDAAAELVSRLPQDFSRWHPLHQAQYLESRFLLPGYILSSQGDRMAMAHGVEGRFPFLDHRLVEFATRLPPGMKLKGLVEKHILREATKDLLPDTIGRRTKQPYRAPDSQSFVGKNDRDYVRDAFSERSIAETGLFNPKAVSKLYEKCSDKPASGYRDNAAFVGILSTQLWQNTFSATKTLSTQAA; this is encoded by the coding sequence ATGTGCGGATTTGGCGGATACTTCGGAGATGGCGTCGCGCCCCATGATGCGCAGCCGCTGCTGCAGCGCATGGTTGCTGCGATTGCGCACCGGGGGCCGGACGAGCAGGGCATCTTCACCGCCCCTTCCGCCGGACTTGGCCATGCCCGCCTGTCGATCGTCGGCCTGGGCGATGGCCAGCAGCCGATGACCCATTCCAGCGGCGATCTCACCATCGCCTTCAATGGCGAAATCTTCAACTATGTCGAGTTGCGCGAAACGCTGAAGGCGCAGGGTCATGTGTTCCGCACCGGCAGCGACACAGAAGTTATCCTGCACCTTTATGAGCGCATGGGGCTGGATTGCCTGTCCCTGTTCAATGGTGATTTTGCCTTTGCGATCTGGGATGCGTCCAGAGAAAGAATGGTGATTGCCCGCGACCGGATGGGCGTGCGGCCGCTGTTCTATACGACAGTTGGACAGACCCTCTATTTCGCCTCGGAAGTGAAAGCGCTGCTTGAAGTGCCGGGTGTGCGGGCCGAGATGGATCCGCTGGCGCTGGATCAGATCTTCACGCTCTGGGCGCCGATCGCACCGCGCACCGCGTTCCGCGACATTTTCGAGCTCGAGCCCGCGCATCTTTTGATCGCCGGCAAAAGCGGCATGTCGATCAGACCCTATTGGCAGCTGCAATATCCGGATATTGGCGAGCCCGCCGCCTATAAAGACGAGCGCGACGCCGCCGAAGAATTGCGCGATCTTTTGACCGATGCGACACGCATCCGGATGCGAGCCGATGTTCCCGTTGGCTCCTATCTGTCCGGCGGCCTTGATTCCTCGATCGTCTCGGCGCTGGCAGCCCCCATGGCACCCGGCGGCCTCTCGACATTTTCAGTCACCTTCGGCAGCGCCGAACATGACGAGAGCATGTTCCAAGAACAGATGGCGACCGCGCTCGGCACACATCATTACGCGGTTGCCTGCGGCGAAGGCGACATTGCCAGCGCTTTTCCGGACGTGATCCGCTTCACCGAACGCCCGATCCTGCGCACGGCACCGGCGCCGCTCTATCAACTGTCCGGTCTTGTTCGCGAAAAGGGGCTGAAAGTGGTCCTGACCGGGGAAGGCGCCGACGAGGTTTTTGCCGGCTATGATATCTTCAAGGAGGCCCGGGTGCGCCGTTTCTGCGCCCGCCAGCCCGGTTCGCGGATCAGGCCGCACCTGTTTCGCAAGCTCTATGCCTATTTGCCCGGCCTGAAGCAGCAATCGGCCGAATATCTCGCCGCCTTCTTCGGCGCCGGTGACGACCCGATGGACGATCCGCTCTTCTCGCACCGGCCACGCCTGCGCGGCACCGCTGCCGCCAAGCTGTTCTTCTCCGCAGACCTGCGCCAGACACTTTCGGGCTACGACGCGGCGGCAGAACTCGTGTCGCGGCTTCCGCAGGACTTTTCCCGCTGGCATCCGCTGCATCAGGCGCAATATCTGGAAAGCCGTTTCCTGCTGCCGGGCTATATCCTGTCGAGCCAGGGCGACCGGATGGCCATGGCGCATGGCGTCGAAGGCCGTTTCCCATTCCTCGACCATCGCCTCGTTGAGTTCGCCACCCGCCTGCCGCCTGGAATGAAACTCAAGGGGCTGGTTGAAAAACACATTCTGCGCGAGGCGACGAAGGACCTCCTTCCGGACACGATCGGCCGCCGCACCAAGCAGCCCTACCGCGCGCCCGACAGCCAGTCCTTCGTCGGCAAAAATGACCGCGATTATGTCCGCGACGCCTTCAGCGAGCGCAGCATTGCCGAAACCGGCCTTTTCAATCCGAAGGCCGTTTCCAAGCTTTATGAAAAATGCAGCGACAAGCCGGCGTCCGGCTATCGCGACAATGCCGCCTTCGTCGGCATCCTATCAACCCAGCTCTGGCAAAACACGTTTTCAGCCACCAAGACGCTCAGCACCCAGGCGGCTTGA
- a CDS encoding acyl carrier protein has translation MTQPIKDSIKAFIIENFLFGDTAYDLQDDASLIENEVIDSTGVLELVAFIEDQFAFVMADADIVPANLDSVARITAFVARHAGENALNKKSA, from the coding sequence ATGACCCAGCCCATCAAAGACAGCATCAAGGCCTTCATCATCGAGAACTTCCTGTTTGGCGACACCGCCTATGACCTGCAGGACGACGCGTCGCTGATTGAAAACGAAGTCATCGACTCCACCGGCGTTCTCGAACTGGTCGCCTTCATCGAAGACCAGTTCGCCTTCGTCATGGCCGATGCGGATATCGTGCCCGCCAATCTGGATTCGGTGGCACGCATCACGGCCTTCGTTGCCAGACATGCCGGAGAAAACGCCCTCAACAAGAAGTCGGCCTGA